Proteins encoded within one genomic window of Besnoitia besnoiti strain Bb-Ger1 chromosome II, whole genome shotgun sequence:
- a CDS encoding hypothetical protein (encoded by transcript BESB_036390) produces the protein MIPEYNLFLHGGNTKRISMAEAPGKWSQLRVYGDCTGCKATSTTYSQLRREAHKIATYLLRVAGCQAGDRILLCYPPSACFVPAFIGCQIAGLTPVPIYPPGTNGRESNSAGRIAALIKKAEPSVVLSSSPLRRFLEDVLPDSVTALGTIRWVYSDELPDTLVDHQGCVLDAFDISPEMPAFIQFTSGSTGNPKGCVVAHRALLHNIHVNWRMCGAVHPVTEETLYDMPVELYGQFTERYQQFVVATWGHRLRAFSWLPVTHDMGLVGMLCVPLYFGCTVFLMSPVDFVRSPELWLSGMCKFGCSFTAAPDFAYRLVTRKITGSIASKLNFEKVLACINGAEPIRPATVQAFLQKFSPAGFRPWMMCPAYGLAENTVGVTGRGHEGLKPRSPRIIYVNTKKLATGDKVELLHPETQENDEMNVKALVGCGVPHKDVVVKIINPDSLQELPEWQIGEIWVSSPSAATGYFGCPEETEATFRCLPVTPDGAAAGGSSFLRTGDLGFIGSDELFITGRLKDIVIIRGRNYYPQDIEEVVEECLAVCKGGVMAFPVPTRDGAESLGVAAEVKNGPETATKLNDIRLDIIRAVNQNLHLSLGRLWILKAGSLKKTTSGKPRRSEMRRELCSQDICPGVLLSHASDFHEAGCLTFPTADDCGANRHLGAGHAEARRVIQPSPGASDMTEGDTQTRDVARNRKNDLHSVKGDTSGALEGAEGAGTARHALESPIPVPSSASNPPSGLLPQEEGEEELRLIAECLARVTGLEASQFREDTPFFSLGLDSLTAAELAEELQQRTQEPVEPFELFEFADLRSLAAHLQRRRAERGGKNVVANYRVPERTLGMSHKQASCVVVTGVACALPGSCQTPDELWAKLEAGVDCIGPVPENRDIDVFENATHNQEFHATSSPSCKLEGGFLLGVECFDNAFFGISDVEAKAMDPQQRLLLMKSVDALRMAGIQPRGALSAPIATFVGCCSSDWQRMNVGNPIEGLAATSSSASMLANRVAYTLGFTGASVTVDTACSSSLTALHCALRELQHPEASCRIAVVAGVNLLLSSDVTVVFARAGFLSPTHRCRTFDDAADGFVRSEGVVVFVLQSKAANCTAVGPVAGSDDKNVEAEQWRAPHCGANAPSPASDAHGHEHAEAAPSAGLHLCRIVASAVVHGGRTSSVTAPSALSQAVLYRQVLGRGRVAPWDVQYVETHGTGTRLGDPIEAQAVCDVFASDAKKRENGLVLGALKTNVGHLEGASGLAGLLKAVLCLNRHRVPPNLHLKKLNRYIDFRGVPVILPTKAISLAADEAVALVTSLGFGGTYAQVAIKGMRAPVTAPLCARQQLPQWNTKCFSVSREALNNRASASEGRDDGREGPYLWEVAWESVLDLDRLPRKCSAAFGERSPPAKWLVLTLSKKGSMGDRFPDLFLPGVRITFACLDAQCTPQQLDTVLKTEAWAAVVAAYNTEDGLMGDAIDDIARTVPLLRAYGRMASDSAALPWMVFLTRGCFHVGAVGTTWKLPPNNAGIVGFARACRLELESLSGLTVPLYFIDVEPDRPPSETLIALSALLGVIESGHVDEAEFSIRGTTVYAPRLLPLQVGFEENRTAGHSDLNLYREPRDGSSATIPCIPVLHSTRKTCRVRLLAVCLDAVYSEKGQSNLNIEAPFCGCSGILLEADAENEHLTVGGLVCGLAPRPQSGIVEVPGALLQHLPPLFSFEAAAAVPPQLAVLLWALETAPPLATPPAESVSRVLIVGAGCGIGLTAATHLRSLGVEAFAVVTTEEQAQALQDNDFPESAISLCNQPDFSDVLQQVGHFSVDMLVWGTKDFSSCSHMLLLLKQGGSFLDLLASCPQSKLEGRQDVSYVRCSVASAGRPYHVKVFSRSLMRACALLEQTSPAQRQPIMHVFVERPFNLGQHIAPPPAPMTTVEAFSGSGPMPGETAEEPSKNGVTAGEFAAKCQHAGHVVCALQSPIFSTRSPTGTDQEAEALLRTPEATLEPPAAADVRSGAFVVFDFGLSHLGKLLTRWLSDEGAEHVILVHGCEEDGDADPQPAFFQAKSLDNGHGRATVIREINCRANLPGDIEELLGTLKKDGRIPRVRGIFYNVGERLDGLLVNQTTDSVSGALQTAAGAWAVHTALNRFEMEAGLDMFVLFSSISSLFGSISQSVSSAVNASLDALACYRRNQGLAALSIQWAPWTDGSCETSARIVRRWLEKGGISSVRNPLEALGTILENQSDLGPVVACFLADVTIMRKLSQAQTPFSTSAMSESSLRAAAVSSSNIRSSPVKGRHLRMRRLESGGDATKAVELTTILRDLVRKEVSEIVSCHIFSRGSRIPTDQALLTLGLDSLAAVELRHALQQRFHVTLEPSFLEAHATVDTIAAFLVNQVAGCRGATCPSAQLPSACRRPVADDCAIVSVSLRLPDRCDSLNAFWASLQRAADCPNKAGVMGAAEGLDQCLCRPTLHAQGQPADQLGSGRGPFFLTNRDEFDNQFFGMSFLDALATDRSHRLLLETAYEALCGLNTEEQKGTRGTPIAVYASSSPLSRRHSSSRGTQGVSVKHLQKIAITPVASFISYQLNLTGGAVPVAATESASLVALSLALEHLRGQKSCQAALVAAGSMIPDCPVCPRSSSLDVQEALLHQSCADATFNPNPWEIPQSEAIVCVVVQLLSTANHSNNKPMAILKGVSLQQACRGGVLNASRWTKFDELQLRKQALSEALQVGKVDPRTVALLETDGVTGTRPDDVLMIDAINDIFGRLSATAACPPLVMGNIGLRVGRMVEASALASLAKIVLALERRCAPPLHRLHSLHPNVRRAATISGSVIFPCKPIVLPLSRQSPETMPRARGESKEDGSTPLVGIISSFGTDGVAGCVVVESTTQARVAEPCKPFIHGAGRALMSVKATAMSWRPASVQVAPEHTFEPPAVRSDRQVWLFCDDAWGLRKLDRSLYATDIVFTALCEHVERVLESRLPGPLTQLLFPRTASDHQMAEDALAVPYVEALLLLSFQWILARYLWQREGKPVAVMGLGLGEVTAAAVAGLISFADAVELAEALTVVSDRGRGGYRARGAGAQQHGSQREASSVMRCASGEYEALESTRVRTSFGELHTAETQTPTSASRGYHREALLAAGMEASEAKTEETLQPPFSRSRWAVCPSPTLHHAWERPPEDVLEEATPSRPWEPQPIVSAQLRQIAARITLDHAESLYISTVTGGVATDCLVGRAEYWDPLIPKKQRVGRALETAERRVRATKLVCIGCSPQDSVHFLTGLPSFPIASPSSLSLYSFTGGSSAPQLLVACESSSGASSHAALFEHESGRGGAPWWRRLSFCISPFEAATNRCAMETVIAGEGGQACATGLSVSGPDVAFLQETGPATDMRSSAAPEDAPFGGEATEPAATSYRSHALGQEGKMTDTAAQHAKNTCASCVYWRHLEKAVLSFIMSGIQEDEDWPSRSPWLMFSDIAAPPPPPSAGITSRGDIEKTVREPEDTVHIATIHTDEVAPPNHSIKVISSQEGQRRSHELARCCFVKNATSLDSYGLHVTGLSRFRWLPALKLPTAWLRKRSSSVWQCALEESMGGRATWRYIVKTGYQ, from the exons ATGATTCCTGAATATAATCTCTTCTTGCACGGAGGTAATACGAAACGCATTTCCATGGCAGAGGCACCAGGAAAATGGAGCCAGCTACGAGTTTATGGAGACTGCACG GGCTGTAAGGCAACGTCGACAACATACTCCCAGTTGCGTCGAGAAGCCCACAAAATTGCCACGTACTTGCTCCGGGTTGCAGGCTGCCAAGCAGGAGATAGGATCCTATT GTGCTACCCTCCCTCTGCCTGCTTTGTGCCCGCCTTCATTGGATGCCAGATAGCGGGGCTTACGCCAGTGCCAATTTACCCACCTGGTACTAATGGCAGAGAATCCAATAGCGCTGGTCGGATAGCGGCGTTGATAAAAAAGGCTGAACCTTCGGTCGTGCTGAGTTCATCTCCCCTCAG GCGTTTTCTGGAGGATGTTCTCCCGGATTCAGTCACAGCGTTGGGGACCATCCGCTGGGTGTACAGTGACGAACTGCCTGACACTCTTGTCGATCATCAAGGATGCGTGCTGGACGCGTTCGACATCAGTCCTGAAATGCCTGCGTTCATCCAGTTCACGTCTGGAAGCACTGGGAACCCCAAAGGCTGCGTGGTAGCCCACCGCGCGCTCTTGCACAACATCCATGTAAACTGGAGGATGTGTGGAGCTGTTCATCCGGTTACTGAAGAGACTTTGTACGATATGCCAGTCGAACTGTACGGACAATTCACAGAACGATACCAGCAGTTCGTGGTAGCCACGTGGGGCCACCGCCTCCGCGCATTTTCGTGGTTGCCAGTAACCCATGATATGGG GCTCGTCGGGATGCTCTGCGTCCCGCTGTACTTCGGATGCACTGTCTTTCTGATGTCGCCCGTCGACTTCGTAAGATCGCCAGAACTCTGGCTCAGCGGCATGTGCAAGTTCGGCTGCTCCTTTACGGCAGCTCCGGACTTCGCTTACAGGTTGGTGACCCGGAAAATAACCGGAAGTATCGCGTCCAAGCTAAACTTCGAGAAAGTGCTGGCATGCATCAATGGCGCGGAACCCATCCGACCTGCAACCGTTCAAGCGTTTTTGCAG AAGTTTTCACCGGCGGGATTCCGGCCGTGGATGATGTGTCCTGCTTATGGACTTGCCGAAAACACCGTAGGTGTTACAGGTCGCGGGCACGAAGGACTGAAGCCCAGAAGCCCACGGATCATATACGTCAATACAAAAAAACTGGCGACGGGG GACAAAGTAGAACTCCTCCACCCTGAAACCCAAGAGAATGATGAAATGAACGTGAAGGCCCTTGTGGGGTGCGGCGTGCCTCACAAAGATGTCGTTG TGAAGATCATAAACCCAGACTCATTGCAAGAGCTGCCGGAGTGGCAAATAGGCGAAATATGGGTCAGCTCTCCCAGCGCGGCTACAGGATATTTTGGCTGcccggaggagacagaagcaACCTTCAGATGCCTTCCTGTCACGCCTGAtggagccgccgcaggtGGAAGCTCCTTCTTGCGGACCGGCGACCTCGGTTTCATTGGCAGTGATGAGCTCTTCATTACGGGGCGGCTCAAGGATATCGTGATCATTCGTGGGCGCAACTACTACCCGCAAGATATCGAGGAGGTCGTGGAAGAGTGCCTCGCCGTATGCAAAGGCGGAGTTATGGCCTTTCCTGTCCCAactcgcgacggcgccgaaagCTTGGGTGTGGCCGCGGAAGTGAAGA ACGGACCCGAGACGGCTACCAAATTAAACGACATCCGTCTCGACATTATTCGGGCAGTGAACCAGAACTTGCACCTCTCGCTGGGACGTCTGTGGATTCTCAAGGCGGGCTCTCTGAAGAAAACGACAAGCGGCAAACCGCGTCGTTCAGAAATGAGAAGAGAGCTTTGTTCTCAAGACATATGTCCAGGCGTCCTTCTGTCGCATGCGAGTGACTTCCACGAGGCTGGCTGCCTCACTTTTCCGACTGCGGACGACTGCGGCGCAAACCGACATCTTGGGGCagggcacgcagaggcacgTCGCGTCATCCAGCCTTCCCCCGGTGCCTCTGACATGACGGAGGGTGATACGCAAACCAGGGATGTAGCCAGGAACAGAAAAAATGATTTGCACTCGGTAAAAGGAGACACCAGTGGAGCACTCGAAGGTGCTGAAGGGGCGGGCACTGCTCGGCATGCACTGGAGTCTCCAATACCAGTTCCATCGAGTGCCTCAAACCCTCCTTCAGGGTTGCTTCCTCAAGAAGAGGGTGAAGAGGAGCTCCGCTTGATAGCCGAATGTCTCGCACGTGTGACTGGGCTTGAAGCCTCACAGTTTCGTGAAGATacgcccttcttctcgctcggaCTTGATTCTTTGACAGCAGCGGAGCTGGCCGAAGAACTCCAACAGAGAACGCAGGAGCCTGTGGAGCCTTTCGAGCTCTTCGAATTCGCAGACCTCCGTAGCCTTGCCGCCCACCTACAGCGCAGAAGGGCCGAACGAGGGGGAAAAAACGTAGTAGCAAACTACCGTGTCCCCGAACGCACATTAGGGATGTCACACAAGCAGGCGTCTTGCGTGGTTGTCACGGGCGTGGCGTGTGCCCTTCCGGGTTCCTGCCAGACCCCTGATGAGCTTTGGGCGAAGCTGGAGGCTGGCGTGGATTGTATCGGGCCAGTGCCAGAAAATAG gGACATCGACGTCTTCGAGAACGCCACTCACAACCAGGAATTTCACGCGACGAGCTCCCCGAGCTGCAAACTCGAAGGGGGGTTTCTGCTCGGAGTGGAATGCTTCGATAACGCCTTCTTTGGCATTTCTGATGTGGAG GCGAAAGCCATGGACCCGCAGCAGCGATTGCTGCTTATGAAATCCGTGGATGCGCTCCGCATGGCTGGCAtccagccgcgaggcgccttgTCTGCCCCAATCGCGACTTTTGTTGGCTGTTGCTCTTCAGATTG GCAGCGGATGAACGTGGGTAACCCAATCGAAGGCCTGGCAGCCACAAGTTCCTCAGCGAGCATGCTGGCAAATCGCGTCGCGTATACCCTCGGATTTACCGGTGCGTCGGTGACAGTGGATACCGCTTGCTCGTCTTCGCTAACGGCTTTGCACTGCGCACTACGAGAACTGCAGCACCCGGAGGCGTCATGCCGCATTGCAGTGGTGGCTGGCGTGAATCTGTTGTTGTCCTCTGATGTGACGgtcgtcttcgcccgcgccggcttTCTATCTCCAACCCACCGGTGTCGCACGTTTGACGATGCCGCGGATGGCTTTGTTCGAAGCGAGGgagtcgtcgtcttcgtgcTACAGAGCAAGGCTGCCAACTGCACTGCGGTGGGACCTGTGGCTGGCTCTGACGACAAAAATGTCGAGGCCGAACAGTGGAGGGCGCCGCACTGTGGAGCGAatgcgccgtcgccagcttCCGACGCCCATGGGCACGAACATGCTGAAGCCGCACCGTCGGCTGGCCTCCATCTGTGCCGCATAGTGGCTTCTGCAGTTGTGCACGGAGGGAGGACAAGCAGCGTAACGGCCCCGTCGGCACTCTCGCAGGCGGTTCTCTACCGGCAAGTCTTGGGGCGGGGCAGGGTGGCCCCGTGGGACGTCCAGTATGTTGAGACTCACGGCACCGGGACACGACTGGGAGACCCCATCGAGGCCCAAGCGGTTTGTGATGTTTTTGCGTCTGACGCAAAGAAACGGGAGAACGGCCTCGTGCTGGGTGCTCTGAAGACCAACGTTGGGCATTTGGAAGGAGCCTCCGGTTTGGCAGGGCTGTTGAAAGCCGTGCTCTGCCTGAATCGACACCGAGTTCCGCCGAACTTGCACCTTAAGAAACTGAACCGCTATATTGACTTCAGAGGTGTACCGGTCATTCTGCCCACAAAGGCAATTTCGCTAGCAGCGGACGAAGCCGTCGCGCTCGTTACCTCCTTGGGATTCGGTGGAACATACGCACAAGTGGCCATCAAGGGGATGCGGGCCCCGGTCACTGCCCCGTTATGTGCAAGACAACAGTTGCCGCAGTGGAACACCAAATGCTTTTCTGTCAGTCGAGAGGCATTGAACAACCGCGCCTCGGCTTCCGAAGGCCGTGACGATGGCAGGGAAGGACCGTATCTCTGGGAAGTCGCTTGGGAATCCGTGCTGGATCTCGACAGGCTGCCGCGAAAGTGTTCCGCAGCGTTCGGTGAGAGGTCGCCTCCCGCGAAGTGGCTTGTCCTCACGTTGAGTAAGAAAGGAAGCATGGGCGATCGCTTCCCTGACTTGTTTCTACCTGGGGTCCGTATTACATTTGCTTGCCTAGACGCGCAGTGCACGCCGCAACAGTTGGACACTGTCCTGAAAACCGAGGCTTGGGCTGCGGTCGTTGCCGCGTATAACACCGAGGATGGACTTATGGGTGACGCGATTGATGACATTGCGAGGACAGTTCCCCTCCTCCGAGCGTACGGACGAATGGCCAGCGACTCCGCTGCCTTACCGTGGATGGTTTTTCTGACACGTGGGTGCTTCCACGTTGGGGCAGTTGGCACCACCTGGAAACTCCCACCAAACAACGCCGGCATAGTTGGATTTGCACGTGCCTGTCGGCTGGAGCTGGAAAGCCTGTCAGGCCTGACTGTGCCTCTCTACTTCATAGACGTGGAGCCGGACCGCCCTCCTTCGGAGACACTTATCGCGCTGTCGGCTCTGCTCGGCGTCATCGAGAGTGGCCACGTCGATGAAGCCGAGTTTTCTATCCGTGGAACAACCGTGTatgcgcctcgcctccttccgcttCAAGTGGGGTTCGAAGAAAACCGGACCGCGGGTCATTCGGATCTCAACCTGTACAGAGAACCCAGAGACGGGTCCAGCGCCACGATTCCATGCATTCCCGTTCTCCACTCAACCCGCAAGACGTGTCGCGTGCGCCTTCTAGCCGTCTGCCTTGATGCAGTATACTCTGAGAAAGGGCAGTCAAACTTGA ATATCGAGGCACcgttctgcggctgcagtgGGATTCTGTTAGAGGCTGATGCAGAGAACGAGCACCTCACAGTTGGAGGTCTCGTTTGCGGACTTGCGCCTCGGCCACAGAGCGGCATCGTTGAGGTCCCTGGCGCCCTTCTTCAGCACCTGCCACCCTTGTTTTCGTtcgaagccgcagcggccgtcCCTCCGCAGCTGGCTGTGTTGCTCTGGGCGCTGGAGACGGCTCCGCCTCTagcgacgccgccagcagAGTCAGTGTCGAGAGTATTGATCGTTGGGGCAGGCTGTGGAATTGGGCTGACTGCAGCCACCCACCTCCGGTCCCTTGGCGTGGAAGCGTTTGCAGTTGTCACTACAGAAGAGCAAGCCCAAGCACTCCAGGACAATGACTTCCCAGAATCAGCGATCTCGCTCTGCAACCAGCCGGACTTCAGCGACGTGCTGCAGCAGGTCGGGCATTTCAGTGTCGATATGCTCGTCTGGGGGACGAAGGATTTCTCGTCTTGCAGCCATATGCTGTTGCTGCTCAAACAAGGTGGCTCCTTCTTGGACCTGCTTGCTTCTTGTCCGCAGTCCAAGCTCGAAGGACGACAGGACGTCAGCTATGTGCGATGTTCGGTGGCTAGTGCTGGGCGGCCCTACCATGTGAAGGTTTTTAGCAGGAGTTTGATGCGGGCTTGCGCCCTTCTCGAACAAACCTCACCGGCGCAAAGGCAACCAATCATGCATGTATTCGTCGAGCGCCCGTTCAATCTGGGCCAGCACATAGCGCCGCCACCCGCTCCAATGACGACGGTTGAGGCCTTCTCGGGCTCGGGCCCTATGCCGGGCGAGACAGCAGAAGAGCCATCCAAGAACGGCGTCACTGCCGGAGAGTTTGCAGCCAAATGCCAACACGCAGGTCACGTCGTCTGCGCTCTGCAAAGCCCCATTTTCTCAACCCGATCACCAACAGGGACAGATCAAGAGGCGGAAGCGCTGCTACGAACGCCTGAGGCGACGCTCGAACCTCCAGCGGCAGCTGACGTCCGGTCAGGGGCATTTGTGGTATTCGATTTCGGCCTGAGCCATCTGGGAAAACTGCTCACCCGCTGGCTTTCAGACGAGGGTGCTGAGCACGTTATCCTAGTTCACGGTtgcgaggaagacggcgatGCGGATCCGCAGCCGGCTTTCTTCCAAGCGAAATCTCTGGACAACGGGCACGGACGAGCAACAGTGATACGGGAAATAAATTGTCGCGCAAACCTCCCTGGAGATATTGAGGAGTTACTGGGCACGCTGAAGAAAGACGGGCGCATTCCTCGTGTGCGTGGCATTTTCTACAACGTTGGTGAGAGACTTGATGGCCTCCTAGTCAACCAAACAACTGACTCGGTgagcggcgcgctgcagacggctGCAGGAGCATGGGCAGTCCATACTGCTTTGAATCGATTTGAAATGGAGGCGGGGCTGGACATGTTTGTGCTTTTCTCTAGCATATCCTCTCTTTTCGGGAGCATTAGTCAGTCAGTGTCATCTGCGGTGAACGCCTCTCTGGATGCACTCGCGTGCTACAGGAGGAATCAAGGCCTTGCCGCCTTGAGCATTCAGTGGGCGCCCTGGACAGATGGATCATGCGAGACATCTGCGCGGATTGTCCGCCGATGGCTAGAAAAAGGAGGTATTTCTAGCGTACGCAACCCTCTGGAGGCCCTAGGTACTATTCTCGAGAACCAGTCCGACCTTGGCCCTGTTGTCGCCTGCTTCCTTGCCGACGTGACTATCATGCGCAAGCTTAGTCAAGCCCAGACGCCCTTTAGCACTTCCGCAATGTCAGAGTCGAGCCTGAGAGCCGCTGCTGTCAGCAGTAGCAACATCAGAAGCAGCCCGGTCAAGGGGCGTCATcttcgcatgcgccgctTAGAAAGCGGAGGTGATGCGACCAAGGCGGTTGAGCTTACAACCATTCTGAGAGACTTAGTGAGGAAGGAGGTTTCGGAAATTGTTTCATGCCACATTTTCTCGAGGGGCAGCAGAATACCTACTGATCAGGCGTTGCTCACACTGGGGCTTGATTCCCTTGCGGCAGTGGAGCTAAGACAcgcactgcagcagcgaTTTCATGTCACTCTGGAGCCATCGTTTCTTGAGGCGCATGCAACCGTTGACACCATCGCGGCCTTCCTTGTCAATCAAGTCGCCGGCTGCCGAGGTGCCACTTGTCCCTCCGCGCAGCTtccctccgcctgccgcaggcctGTGGCTGATGACTGTGCGATCGTTAGCGTGTCGTTGCGATTGCCTGATCGCTGTGACTCGTTGAACGCGTTCTGGGCATCTCTGCAACGCGCTGCGGACTGCCCCAACAAGGCGGGAGTGATGGGTGCTGCTGAAGGCTTGGATCAGTGTCTGTGTAGACCCACGCTGCATGCACAGGGACAGCCCGCTGACCAGCTAGGGAGTGGAAGAGGCCCGTTTTTCCTCACCAATCGTGACGAGTTTGATAACCAGTTCTTTGGGATGTCTTTCTTGGATGCGCTGGCCACCGATCGCAGCCATCGCCTCCTTTTGGAGACAGCATATGAAGCGCTGTGTGGCCTGAACACGGAAGAGCAAAAAGGCACTCGCGGTACGCCGATCGCGGTGTACGCTAGCTCGTCTCCGTTGTCGCGACGACATTCGTCGTCTCGGGGTACGCAGGGGGTGTCTGTGAAACATCTGCAAAAAATTGCTATTACGCCGGTTGCAAGTTTCATCTCGTACCAACTGAATTTAACTGGCGGCGCTGTACCAGTCGCCGCCACTGAGAGCGCATCGCTGGttgccctctctctcgcattGGAGCATCTCAGGGGCCAGAAGTCGTGCCAGGCGGCCCTGGTCGCGGCAGGGTCTATGATCCCGGACTGTCCCGTGTGTCCCCGCTCTAGCAGCCTCGATGTTCAAGAGGCTCTCCTTCACCAAAGCTGCGCGGATGCCACGTTCAACCCCAATCCTTGGGAAATCCCCCAGAGTGAGGCGATAGTGTGTGTAGTAGTCCAGCTTCTGTCCACAGCTAATCACAGTAACAATAAACCGATGGCCATCCTAAAAGGCGTCTCGCTTCAGCAGGCATGTCGTGGAGGAGTGCTGAACGCCTCGCGCTGGACTAAGTTCGATGAGCTACAGCTCCGTAAACAAGCGTTGTCCGAGGCTCTCCAGGTAGGCAAAGTCGATCCGCGGACCGTTGCGCTTCTGGAGACCGACGGAGTGACAGGAACTCGTCCGGATGATGTGCTGATGATCGATGCGATAAATGATATCTTTGGACGTCTCAGCGCCACCGCTGCATGCCCTCCACTTGTAATGGGAAACATCGGACTGCGCGTGGGACGAATGGTGGAAGCCTCTGCCCTCGCCAGCTTAGCTAAAATAGTACTGGCTCTCGAGCGCAGATGCGCTCCTCCTCTACATCGTCTCCACAGCCTGCATCCCAACGTTAGAAGAGCAGCCACGATCTCTGGATCTGTCATTTTTCCTTGCAAGCCTATCGTACTCCCGCTTTCTCGACAGTCTCCAGAAACGATGCCCAGGGCACGTGGTGAAAGTAAGGAGGATGGAAGCACACCTTTGGTTGGCATTATCAGCTCCTTCGGTACGGACGGGGTAGCCGGGTGCGTGGTGGTGGAGTCGACTACCCAGGCACGCGTGGCGGAGCCCTGCAAGCCCTTCATTCACGGAGCTGGTAGGGCGTTGATGTCAGTGAAGGCCACCGCTATGAGCTGGCGTCCCGCGTCTGTCCAGGTGGCACCAGAGCATACATTCGAGCCGCCAGCGGTACGATCAGACCGCCAGGTCTGGCTCTTCTGCGACGACGCGTGGGGTCTGCGAAAACTTGATCGCAGCCTGTACGCAACTGACATCGTGTTCACCGCTCTTTGCGAGCATGTGGAACGTGTTCTGGAAAGTCGTCTGCCTGGGCCTTTGACCCAGCTGCTCTTCCCGCGTACGGCCTCAGACCATCAAATGGCCGAAGACGCTCTTGCAGTCCCTTACGTGGAGGCTTTGTTGTTGCTTAGCTTTCAATGGATCCTCGCTCGGTACCTGTGGCAGCGCGAGGGGAAGCCCGTGGCAGTTATGGGGCTTGGCCTTGGTGAGGTCACAGCCGCCGCCGTAGCGGGCCTCATCTCTTTTGCAGATGCAGTTGagctcgcagaggcgctcaCCGTGGTGTCAGACcggggacgcggcggctATCGCGCCCGAGGGGCTGGAGCCCAGCAACACGGGAGCCAACGGGAAGCCAGCAGTGTTATGAGATGTGCGTCTGGTGAGTATGAAGCGCTGGAGTCCACACGGGTGCGTACGAGCTTCGGGGAGTTGCACACGGCTGAGACTCAGACTCCCACGTCCGCATCGCGCGGATATCATCGCGAAGCATTGTTAGCGGCGGGCATGGAAGCGTCCGAGGCAAAAACAGAAGAAACCCTCCAGCCCCCCTTCAGCCGGTCAAGGTGGGCCGTTTGCCCGAGCCCCACCCTGCACCACGCGTGGGAGCGGCCTCCTGAAGATGTCCTCGAAGAAGCAACGCCATCCCGCCCCTGGGAACCGCAACCCATAGTGAGCGCACAACTGCGGCAGATCGCTGCTCGCATCACCTTGGACCATGCAGAGAGCCTGTATATCTCCACAGTTACAGGAGGAGTAGCAACGGATTGTCTAGTAGGAAGAGCTGAGTACTGGGATCCCCTCATTCCAAAAAAGCAAAGAGTTGGCCGTGCGCTCGAGACGGCCGAGCGGAGGGTGCGAGCTACAAAATTGGTCTGCATAGGCTGCTCTCCGCAGGACAGTGTCCACTTTCTGACAGGGTTGCCATCTTTCCCAATCGCCAGTCCTTCGTCGCTCAGCCTCTACAGTTTCACTGGAGGTAGCTCCGCCCCACAGCTCCTTGTTGCGTGTGAGTCCTCAAGCGGTGCCTCGTCTCACGCTGCATTATTTGAGCACGAATctggacgaggaggagcgccCTGGTGGAGACGTCTGTCGTTCTGTATTTCTCCGTTCGAAGCGGCGACTAACCGCTGCGCTATGGAGACCGTCATAGCTGGCGAGGGAGGGCAAGCGTGCGCCACGGGCCTTTCGGTGAGCGGCCCAGATGTGGCATTCCTGCAGGAGACTGGTCCTGCCACAGACATGCGAAGCTCAGCCGCGCCTGAAGATGCGCCTTTCGGCGGCGAGGCAACTGAGCCTGCTGCTACGTCGTACAGGTCTCATGCACTCGGACAAGAAGGGAAAATGACCGACACTGCGGCTCAGCATGCCAAGAACACATGCGCATCGTGCGTGTATTGGCGGCATCTGGAGAAAGCTGTATTATCGTTTATCATGTCAGGTATCCAGGAGGACGAAGATTGGCCGTCTCGCAGCCCTTGGCTGATGTTCTCTGATATCGCTGcaccgccaccgccgccgtccgccggcATCACTAGCCGAGGAGACATAGAAAAAACCGTACGAGAGCCGGAAGATACTGTGCACATAGCAACCATCCACACAGACGAGGTTGCACCGCCCAATCATTCTATCAAAGTCATCAGCAGCCAGGAAGGGCAGCGGCGTTCGCACGAGCTAGCGCGTTGTTGTTTCGTGAAAAACGCAACATCACTAGACAGCTACGGACTGCACGTAACAGGCCTTTCCCGTTTCCGGTGGCTCCCCGCGTTGAAACTGCCGACAGCATGGCTTCGCAAACGCAGCTCTTCTGTTTGGCAGTGCGCGCTCGAG GAGAGCATGGGGGGCCGTGCGACATGGAGATATATAGTGAAAACGGGGTACCAATAG